One Desulfobulbus oligotrophicus DNA segment encodes these proteins:
- a CDS encoding PilW family protein yields the protein MKGRTSSCHSAGFTLVEVLVSMAIVGILVASLAGVFERSSKLYTTQNAAAALQQEVRAALDAMASEVRMATYDPRKTKKFVIKKNSATEFSFLTDWDEDGVLGRPGDNSAYTDNGECEARSIRFSLNSESVQFRCGDGTPYVKDSETLIGETDHLKVTALDFSYRDKDNNSTSQRKEIRSVVITIRAQAPAGRAGMIERTYSTIVDIRNTGPNA from the coding sequence ATGAAAGGTAGAACATCATCTTGCCACAGTGCTGGTTTTACACTGGTTGAGGTGCTGGTATCCATGGCCATTGTCGGCATCCTTGTAGCCTCTCTTGCCGGTGTGTTTGAGCGTTCGAGCAAGCTCTACACCACGCAGAATGCAGCTGCTGCCCTGCAGCAGGAGGTGCGCGCCGCCCTGGACGCCATGGCCTCTGAAGTGCGTATGGCCACCTATGATCCGAGAAAAACTAAAAAATTTGTCATTAAAAAGAACTCGGCCACAGAGTTTTCCTTTCTGACTGACTGGGATGAAGACGGCGTTCTGGGCCGGCCAGGCGATAACAGCGCCTACACGGATAACGGTGAGTGCGAGGCCCGTTCGATTCGTTTTTCCCTGAACTCCGAGTCTGTGCAGTTCAGATGCGGTGATGGCACACCCTATGTCAAGGACAGTGAAACCCTGATCGGCGAGACTGACCACCTCAAGGTGACTGCGCTGGATTTCAGCTATCGCGATAAGGACAACAACTCCACTTCCCAGCGTAAGGAGATCCGCAGCGTGGTCATCACCATCCGGGCCCAGGCGCCTGCCGGACGGGCCGGGATGATCGAACGCACGTACTCGACCATTGTCGATATCCGCAACACCGGCCCCAATGCCTGA
- a CDS encoding PilC/PilY family type IV pilus protein: MNSLSNGTKTMKNALRMLLLTTALLFGLTGQQALAHDYTISANEPTVEEGGTLTFTVTVQDAVDPSLGVRDGDRVAVSYGVSGGTATGGIDFISVSGGILTFDDISPTTQSFTVTTSDDTTVEVDETVRVDFTVTPSNDGNFPTNPTCTTNWDGITTTVNGTITDNDSYRVTLFTASPQPVVEGNDVTLTVTLNQPVLAGHTVTFTTGTAPGSAESADYGSPSVPTLQFGPDEQTKTFTIPIIRDHLIEGDETFQATLTPTSDNVDENALTLSASVTIRSPDVEYTITFDTPSLAEPSGTPAAMVFSPTITPIPVGADIGETIDWTTSDGTATAGSDYEAASGTLTLTDAGVSGTVSVTINPDQEVEGDETFTIVPASSGTLPVSLVQFAGNTGTITDNDRSFRASWNSPGGAVTMTSPSEPITSGQAVVVPDAQDVVFTVKADHRIQEVKINGQDTLPDYVTPTISSDTEHTYTFTAATPQQTAPHTIEVVFAHQVETTASTGGSVTHTDSGQSVSNSGPVSVIANHGEDAVFTFAPGSGSCVTQVEVDSTAIGPFDGDSNRTGHTFPSVTADHALDVKFGSATITVLLGADDGADNTEGDQEVQQRGEWRAYVTDSNYTYATTAVPFKSGGRHGESFSVPGDTGSGCDTRYLVIEFIAVDGWRTPNRIELDLNEDFSDQQVTGLYDKDSYVLTIVSTNGSVVRDPLGVTAIGDQRYIYQEGEKVDLNAVADAGWFFHRWNGDIDGADPVDAFITVTMDRDRTVHAVFAMPCQDADGDGFTAASDGTCEASAQVDCDDANPNIYPGAPEICGDGIDQDCDGKDLVCGPEDQDKDGDGYTPRQGDCNDNDPKVHPGAYDDPNTAADEDCFDGPKVKGAEVTCVTASDVPANAAVKPAPPLIMYLIDDSGSMDWEFMTGDDNGLFHTPTTRGYVFSYNAIQRTYTSSSYQPLATKERKMWRSQYHGYNKIYFNPNVTYTPWPMWEKIVSVRAGETAYNPLATGATFPHTAYAAGYTHAHMDYPRFNSNMSGSNGSMHHPGGSGGNMSYDFKLDDEYFSVYAEGTHQVKVERHNQSTGESTYADAIGLSTKSSLSGSAIPDLIFDNSNSSLYSEQGVWWDTSRTDTVHGNSGRYTNGVGSAAYWDITVPATKNYYVYAWVNGDEGHDSKARYTVTRYNTSGVIQTNTNTFNQRGTARWVRVSDSLSFAANPVSPEKIKVPNAHYYTQDTNGNTYLVTIPGSTGSYSLRYYLFTDKNNNNTVDDGELKELVGDAIPGSIVPKRKDVLGNDITNPAQLAYMVRQDFADWFSFYRKRILTTKAAIGLSVEDMKGVELGLHTINRSSSKHLVLMETADGGDKLTYLTTVYNLRATGSTPLRRGLWEVGKYLQKGDDTKNGSEYSSLKTSDRQKQKKDSQCFSAEDSVFACTEAGGECQRAYVIAMTDGYDNITFTIPTAIGGNVDNNSTYNAYSIFQDKSFNTLADAAMYFYAADLDSGLADSVPAKGYDNNPRQHLVTYAVAFGVSGTWDPNRFPDCLSSCKTPGVDGCPRLDDLRKVDWTEYTSTSGSFTNACPEWRQFNPNSLTANQARYPVDDLYHAAVNSRGSFLNASDPQELVSAMQTIKDLIEDQTGTASSVSINANKVEEDTLLFQTTYDSSDWSGDTLAKCLDSSGLVASCSFVSCELGCSTAYTGCVAACPEGGGDCLTTCKENRATCMASCTGQTCAQSHATCLAGCTDSSCQVACNNANRVCEQHPPEVKWSAAQKLNSMSPASRQIITATEAGVGVAFQWDELTPLMKTQLKGKNQQADEYVLNYLRGDATYERRNDSSNFRNFRNRTGKLGDFISSEPYHYANKTLGIDWVIVGGNDGMLHVFDGETGVEVFAYAPQAVFENLHLLAQETYMDNHKFFVDGYVTVQDLGSRVILVGGLGKGGKGYFALDLTAAAAHKNDIETNAEDIVLWEYTPASFPSTDTIRDNLGYSFSRPQIVKSNATDAGWILVFGNGYESENMRAVLFTVGLSTDGKIQWTRTIDTGAGSNNAGLKQCNGLASPALIHPQGDRKNDFAYAGDLLGNLWKFDLNATDKEAWGIYFEDASGIKQPLFRARSETGYKQPITMQPVITSACPLNAKGYMILFGTGRILDPVTDFPDQSVQTVYGIWDWSAEWADNPQQKYLGQFGAYNTTMGESCLAACSSTRGEEASPGPGSCIYRCAGDADCIVECQQEHSSCVTNCGAVRTLSNMSNIVGSDTANYVTLLRQTQVWAGGINYNSDGSVKETVYGSLNLDVYDQIARVMSDNQINWYLPKEKDAFAGSTNKTARHVGWFFDLPANGERVVRDMTVANGKLIFTSTIPSDSPCESGGISFHWSVDACTGSRLDSAFFDINRDERINSHDYINIGTEAIPIWVAVSAIGVHGISPAVTVVDVVKNAYERLYYPDQDELEAMLGNVHGTPIIYWRDLEWKD, encoded by the coding sequence ATGAACTCATTAAGTAACGGGACAAAAACCATGAAGAACGCACTGCGCATGCTGCTGTTGACCACTGCCCTGTTGTTCGGGCTGACCGGTCAGCAGGCCCTGGCCCATGATTATACTATCAGTGCCAATGAACCAACGGTGGAGGAGGGTGGTACTCTGACCTTTACTGTGACCGTGCAGGATGCTGTTGATCCAAGCTTAGGTGTCAGAGATGGTGATAGAGTTGCGGTCAGCTATGGGGTCAGTGGCGGAACCGCCACCGGTGGTATTGATTTTATCTCGGTATCCGGTGGTATCCTGACCTTCGATGACATCTCTCCCACCACACAATCGTTCACGGTGACCACCAGCGACGATACCACCGTGGAAGTTGACGAGACCGTCAGGGTGGACTTCACCGTCACCCCGAGCAATGACGGCAATTTTCCCACTAACCCCACCTGCACCACCAACTGGGACGGCATTACAACCACGGTCAACGGCACCATCACTGATAACGACAGCTATCGGGTGACGTTGTTTACCGCATCTCCCCAGCCGGTTGTTGAAGGCAACGATGTGACTCTGACCGTTACCCTGAATCAGCCTGTCCTTGCCGGTCATACTGTAACCTTCACCACCGGTACTGCCCCAGGATCGGCAGAAAGTGCTGATTATGGCAGCCCTTCAGTCCCCACTTTGCAGTTTGGGCCGGATGAGCAGACAAAAACCTTTACCATCCCCATTATCCGTGATCATTTGATTGAGGGTGATGAAACATTTCAGGCAACCCTGACACCCACGAGTGACAACGTGGATGAAAATGCATTGACCCTGAGTGCATCGGTCACCATCAGAAGCCCGGATGTTGAGTACACCATCACCTTTGATACTCCCTCACTTGCAGAACCGTCTGGCACACCAGCCGCAATGGTCTTTTCCCCAACGATCACGCCGATTCCAGTGGGAGCTGATATCGGCGAGACCATCGACTGGACAACCAGTGACGGTACAGCGACGGCCGGAAGTGATTATGAGGCAGCCAGCGGTACCTTAACCCTTACCGATGCCGGGGTAAGCGGCACTGTGTCGGTGACCATCAATCCTGATCAAGAGGTTGAAGGTGATGAGACCTTCACTATTGTTCCGGCATCCAGCGGGACCCTGCCGGTGTCACTGGTTCAGTTCGCCGGTAATACCGGCACCATCACTGATAACGACAGGAGTTTTCGTGCCTCATGGAACAGTCCCGGCGGAGCAGTAACGATGACAAGTCCGTCAGAGCCCATCACCAGCGGACAGGCGGTGGTTGTCCCTGATGCGCAGGACGTGGTCTTTACAGTGAAGGCCGACCACCGGATCCAGGAGGTGAAAATTAACGGTCAGGATACATTGCCTGACTATGTCACTCCAACCATCAGCAGTGATACCGAACATACCTACACCTTCACCGCTGCCACACCGCAGCAGACAGCCCCGCATACCATTGAGGTGGTGTTTGCGCATCAGGTTGAGACAACTGCTTCAACAGGCGGCAGTGTCACTCACACTGACAGTGGGCAGTCGGTGAGTAACAGCGGCCCGGTTTCCGTGATTGCCAATCATGGGGAAGATGCGGTCTTTACATTTGCACCGGGCTCTGGTTCCTGTGTTACCCAGGTGGAGGTGGATAGTACTGCCATCGGGCCGTTTGACGGTGACAGTAACCGCACCGGGCACACCTTTCCCAGTGTGACTGCAGATCATGCCTTGGATGTTAAGTTTGGGAGCGCAACCATCACCGTGTTGCTTGGCGCGGATGATGGTGCCGACAACACAGAAGGTGATCAGGAAGTGCAGCAGCGTGGTGAATGGCGGGCCTATGTGACTGATTCGAATTACACCTACGCCACCACTGCCGTACCTTTTAAGTCCGGCGGCCGCCATGGGGAGAGCTTTTCCGTGCCCGGAGATACCGGTTCGGGCTGTGACACCCGCTATCTTGTGATTGAGTTTATCGCCGTTGACGGCTGGCGGACACCGAATCGTATCGAGTTGGATCTGAATGAGGACTTCAGTGATCAGCAGGTGACCGGCCTGTACGATAAAGACAGCTATGTGCTGACCATTGTTTCAACCAACGGCTCGGTTGTCCGCGACCCATTGGGGGTGACTGCCATTGGAGATCAACGCTACATCTATCAAGAGGGCGAAAAGGTGGATCTGAATGCAGTTGCTGATGCAGGCTGGTTTTTCCACCGTTGGAACGGAGATATTGATGGAGCAGACCCCGTGGACGCCTTCATCACGGTAACCATGGACAGGGATCGAACTGTACATGCGGTTTTTGCCATGCCCTGCCAGGATGCTGATGGAGATGGCTTTACCGCGGCCAGTGACGGCACCTGTGAGGCCAGTGCACAGGTAGACTGTGACGATGCCAACCCCAACATCTATCCCGGTGCACCGGAGATCTGCGGTGACGGCATTGACCAGGACTGTGATGGGAAAGACCTGGTCTGTGGTCCTGAAGATCAGGATAAGGATGGTGATGGGTATACTCCCCGCCAGGGCGACTGTAATGATAATGACCCCAAGGTGCATCCCGGTGCCTACGACGACCCTAACACAGCAGCTGATGAAGACTGTTTTGACGGGCCCAAGGTGAAAGGAGCTGAGGTCACCTGTGTCACTGCTTCCGACGTGCCGGCCAATGCGGCAGTCAAGCCTGCACCACCGCTTATCATGTATCTGATCGATGACTCGGGCAGTATGGACTGGGAGTTCATGACCGGCGATGACAACGGTCTGTTCCACACACCGACCACACGCGGTTATGTTTTTAGTTACAATGCAATTCAAAGGACGTATACCAGCTCCTCATACCAGCCCCTGGCTACTAAGGAGCGGAAGATGTGGCGCAGCCAGTACCATGGGTACAATAAGATCTACTTTAATCCAAATGTTACCTATACACCCTGGCCAATGTGGGAGAAGATCGTGTCGGTTCGTGCCGGCGAAACCGCCTACAATCCGCTGGCTACCGGTGCAACCTTTCCCCACACTGCCTATGCTGCCGGCTACACCCACGCCCATATGGACTATCCACGGTTTAACTCGAATATGAGCGGGTCGAACGGTTCCATGCATCATCCAGGTGGTAGTGGTGGGAATATGAGCTATGATTTTAAATTAGACGACGAGTACTTTTCGGTTTATGCAGAAGGAACGCATCAGGTAAAGGTTGAACGCCACAATCAAAGTACAGGGGAAAGCACCTATGCCGATGCCATTGGATTGTCAACGAAATCGAGCTTGTCGGGATCAGCGATTCCGGACCTGATCTTTGATAACTCAAACTCTTCTCTGTATTCTGAGCAAGGCGTCTGGTGGGATACTAGCAGAACAGACACCGTTCATGGTAACAGTGGCCGTTACACCAATGGAGTGGGAAGTGCTGCTTACTGGGATATTACAGTACCTGCCACCAAGAATTACTATGTGTATGCCTGGGTCAACGGTGACGAGGGACATGACTCAAAGGCCAGGTACACGGTTACCAGATACAACACCAGTGGTGTCATACAGACCAACACGAATACTTTTAATCAGAGAGGCACAGCCCGTTGGGTGCGCGTAAGCGATTCGCTCAGCTTCGCCGCCAATCCGGTTTCGCCGGAGAAGATAAAAGTACCCAATGCCCACTACTACACCCAGGACACAAACGGTAACACCTATCTGGTGACCATTCCCGGCTCCACCGGTAGTTACTCTCTACGCTACTACCTGTTTACGGATAAAAACAACAATAATACGGTTGATGATGGCGAGTTGAAGGAGCTGGTTGGAGATGCGATTCCAGGCAGCATTGTTCCTAAGCGGAAGGACGTGTTGGGTAACGACATCACCAATCCTGCCCAACTTGCCTACATGGTACGTCAGGACTTTGCCGACTGGTTTTCATTTTACCGCAAGCGCATCCTCACCACTAAGGCAGCCATTGGTCTGAGTGTTGAGGATATGAAGGGTGTGGAGTTGGGGTTGCACACCATTAACCGAAGCTCAAGCAAGCATCTTGTTCTGATGGAGACCGCGGACGGCGGCGACAAACTCACCTACCTGACCACAGTCTACAATCTGCGTGCTACAGGCAGCACACCGTTGCGTCGTGGTTTGTGGGAGGTGGGCAAGTACTTGCAGAAAGGTGATGATACGAAAAATGGTAGTGAATATTCCAGTTTAAAGACCAGTGATCGTCAAAAGCAGAAGAAAGATTCACAGTGTTTTTCAGCCGAGGATTCTGTCTTTGCCTGTACCGAGGCCGGCGGTGAATGTCAACGAGCCTATGTGATAGCCATGACCGATGGTTATGACAACATTACATTTACTATACCTACGGCCATAGGCGGGAACGTTGATAACAACAGCACGTATAATGCCTATTCGATTTTTCAGGATAAATCCTTTAATACTTTGGCGGATGCGGCCATGTACTTCTATGCCGCGGATCTTGATTCAGGGTTGGCTGACAGTGTGCCGGCCAAGGGCTATGACAATAACCCACGGCAGCACCTGGTAACCTATGCGGTTGCCTTTGGAGTATCCGGCACCTGGGATCCCAACCGGTTTCCTGATTGTTTGTCCTCCTGCAAGACCCCGGGTGTTGACGGGTGCCCACGACTCGATGATCTGAGAAAAGTTGACTGGACAGAGTACACCTCAACATCAGGCAGCTTTACAAACGCCTGTCCGGAGTGGCGGCAGTTTAATCCTAACTCACTAACAGCAAACCAGGCACGTTATCCGGTTGATGACCTCTACCATGCTGCAGTCAACAGTCGCGGCTCTTTTCTCAATGCCTCTGACCCGCAGGAGCTGGTGTCTGCCATGCAGACCATCAAGGATCTGATCGAAGATCAGACCGGTACCGCCTCCTCGGTATCGATCAATGCCAACAAGGTGGAGGAAGACACCCTGCTTTTCCAGACCACCTATGATTCCAGCGACTGGAGCGGTGATACCCTGGCCAAGTGCCTGGACAGCTCGGGGCTGGTGGCAAGCTGTAGCTTTGTGAGCTGTGAGCTGGGGTGCAGTACTGCCTATACCGGCTGTGTTGCCGCCTGTCCGGAGGGTGGTGGCGACTGTTTGACCACCTGCAAGGAAAACCGAGCCACCTGCATGGCAAGCTGCACCGGGCAGACCTGTGCACAGAGCCATGCCACCTGTTTGGCAGGTTGTACAGACTCCAGCTGTCAGGTTGCCTGCAACAATGCCAACAGGGTGTGCGAGCAGCATCCGCCGGAGGTGAAGTGGTCGGCTGCTCAGAAGCTGAACTCCATGAGCCCGGCAAGCCGTCAGATTATCACGGCAACAGAGGCTGGTGTGGGTGTGGCCTTCCAGTGGGATGAACTGACACCGCTGATGAAAACGCAGCTGAAAGGGAAAAACCAGCAGGCTGATGAGTATGTTCTCAACTATCTACGCGGTGATGCCACCTATGAGCGACGAAACGACAGCAGTAATTTTCGCAACTTCCGTAACCGGACAGGTAAGCTCGGTGACTTCATCAGTTCAGAACCCTATCACTACGCCAACAAGACCCTGGGAATTGACTGGGTGATCGTTGGCGGCAATGACGGCATGTTGCACGTTTTTGACGGGGAGACCGGGGTTGAAGTGTTTGCCTACGCGCCGCAGGCGGTCTTTGAAAACCTGCATCTGCTTGCCCAGGAAACCTATATGGACAACCACAAGTTTTTTGTGGATGGGTATGTCACCGTACAGGATTTGGGGAGCCGGGTGATACTGGTCGGTGGTTTAGGCAAAGGCGGTAAAGGGTACTTTGCCCTTGATCTGACCGCGGCCGCAGCCCATAAGAACGACATTGAAACCAATGCCGAGGACATTGTCCTCTGGGAGTATACCCCGGCATCGTTTCCGTCGACCGACACCATCAGAGACAACCTGGGGTACAGTTTCTCCAGGCCGCAGATTGTCAAGTCCAATGCCACTGATGCCGGGTGGATTCTGGTGTTCGGCAACGGTTATGAGAGTGAAAATATGCGGGCCGTACTCTTTACGGTTGGTTTAAGCACCGACGGTAAAATCCAGTGGACCCGGACAATCGATACAGGTGCCGGTAGTAACAATGCAGGTTTAAAGCAGTGTAACGGCCTGGCATCTCCGGCCCTGATTCATCCACAGGGCGACCGTAAAAATGATTTTGCCTATGCCGGTGATCTGCTTGGCAACCTGTGGAAGTTTGATCTGAATGCAACAGATAAAGAGGCTTGGGGTATTTATTTTGAAGACGCCTCCGGAATAAAACAGCCCCTGTTTCGGGCCCGGAGTGAGACCGGTTATAAGCAACCGATCACCATGCAACCGGTGATCACCTCGGCCTGTCCGTTAAATGCCAAGGGCTATATGATTCTGTTCGGTACCGGCCGTATCCTGGATCCGGTCACAGACTTCCCGGACCAGAGCGTTCAGACAGTGTACGGTATCTGGGACTGGTCTGCTGAATGGGCGGACAACCCGCAGCAGAAGTACCTTGGCCAGTTTGGCGCATACAACACGACGATGGGCGAGTCATGTCTGGCCGCCTGCAGCAGTACCCGTGGTGAGGAGGCCAGCCCCGGCCCTGGCAGCTGCATCTACCGGTGTGCCGGTGACGCTGACTGTATTGTCGAGTGTCAGCAGGAGCACAGCTCCTGTGTGACAAACTGCGGGGCTGTGCGCACTCTTTCCAACATGTCGAACATTGTCGGGAGTGATACCGCCAACTATGTGACC
- a CDS encoding sigma-54-dependent transcriptional regulator, translated as MSNKRWVLIIDDEENMRHMLSSVLGRLGYTVQAAENGQAGLEALQQQDFDVVLCDIRMPEMDGMEFLRRANDKGITATIIMMSAFGSMDTALAAIRLGAYDYISKPFKPDEIELTLRKAEEREKLRQDNKALRQELATLAGECSFGKMVGRSKPMQEVFALATKVAPHSTTVLVTGESGTGKELIAQGIHALSGRKGRFVPVNCGGLPENLIESELFGYKKGAFTGADRDRQGLFPAADKGTLFLDEIGELPIALQVKLLRVLQEEEVQPIGAAVPQKIDVRIIAATARDLAREVEKGSFRQDLYYRLNVVHIHVPPLRERVGDIPMLSEFFLKRYIHRLNSPVQSIAPAALSLLVQYAWPGNVRELENAIERAVVVADKNVVLPENLPAVFGIHRQDRRLDDVLGTFSIKQAQRIMERSLITRALEATGGNKSRAAGLLEISYPSLLSKIKEFADPDE; from the coding sequence ATGTCGAATAAACGCTGGGTACTGATAATAGATGATGAGGAGAACATGCGGCACATGCTGTCTTCAGTGTTGGGCCGTCTCGGCTATACTGTACAGGCAGCGGAAAACGGGCAGGCCGGGTTGGAGGCATTGCAGCAGCAGGACTTTGATGTGGTGCTGTGCGATATTCGCATGCCGGAGATGGATGGTATGGAATTTCTGCGCCGGGCCAATGATAAGGGCATAACCGCCACCATTATCATGATGTCGGCCTTTGGGTCTATGGATACAGCGCTGGCTGCCATACGGCTTGGTGCCTATGACTACATCTCCAAACCATTCAAGCCCGATGAGATAGAGCTGACCCTGCGCAAGGCTGAAGAGCGGGAGAAACTGCGCCAGGACAATAAGGCTCTGCGTCAGGAGCTTGCCACCCTGGCCGGAGAGTGCAGTTTTGGTAAGATGGTCGGCCGCAGCAAACCCATGCAGGAGGTCTTTGCCCTGGCAACCAAGGTGGCACCGCACAGCACCACTGTACTGGTCACCGGTGAGAGCGGTACCGGCAAGGAGCTGATCGCCCAGGGGATTCATGCTCTAAGCGGCAGAAAGGGCCGGTTTGTACCGGTCAACTGCGGCGGTCTGCCGGAAAACCTGATTGAAAGCGAGTTGTTCGGCTATAAGAAAGGGGCCTTTACCGGCGCAGACCGCGACAGGCAGGGGTTGTTTCCGGCTGCGGACAAGGGCACCCTGTTTCTGGATGAGATCGGTGAGTTGCCCATTGCCCTGCAGGTGAAGCTTTTGCGGGTGCTGCAGGAAGAGGAGGTGCAGCCCATCGGTGCTGCCGTGCCGCAGAAGATCGATGTGCGCATCATTGCCGCCACAGCCAGAGACCTTGCCCGCGAGGTTGAGAAAGGGAGCTTTCGTCAGGATCTGTACTACCGGTTAAATGTTGTTCATATCCATGTGCCGCCCCTGCGCGAACGGGTGGGCGACATTCCCATGCTGAGCGAGTTTTTTCTTAAGCGATATATCCATCGGCTTAACTCGCCGGTGCAGTCCATTGCACCTGCGGCCCTGTCCTTACTTGTGCAGTACGCATGGCCGGGCAATGTACGCGAGCTGGAAAACGCCATTGAGCGGGCTGTGGTGGTGGCGGACAAGAACGTGGTGCTGCCCGAGAACCTGCCTGCTGTATTCGGCATCCATCGTCAGGATCGACGGCTGGATGACGTGTTGGGCACCTTTTCCATCAAACAGGCGCAGAGGATCATGGAACGATCGTTGATTACAAGGGCTCTGGAGGCCACCGGCGGCAATAAGTCCAGAGCGGCCGGGCTTTTAGAGATCAGTTATCCATCGTTATTGAGTAAGATAAAAGAGTTTGCAGACCCTGATGAGTGA
- a CDS encoding type IV pilus modification PilV family protein, producing the protein MPLSSQQGFSLIEVMVAMVILAVGILSIIGIQYHVVNGNTRGNVMTEQINLAQRVLERYKNTVNVDKLGNEDMVGVDETGAPGGPYTVQVRVEHMPGVKETDAQKITLTVTKSGGIGARPAGSELKVVTLTRGHGI; encoded by the coding sequence ATGCCTCTGTCATCACAACAGGGCTTCAGCCTGATTGAGGTGATGGTGGCCATGGTGATTTTAGCGGTGGGTATTCTGTCGATTATCGGTATCCAGTATCACGTGGTCAACGGCAACACCCGGGGCAATGTGATGACCGAGCAGATCAACCTGGCCCAACGGGTGCTGGAGCGGTACAAGAATACCGTCAACGTTGATAAGCTGGGGAATGAGGACATGGTCGGGGTTGATGAAACCGGGGCTCCCGGCGGCCCGTACACGGTGCAGGTGCGGGTGGAGCATATGCCTGGGGTCAAGGAAACAGATGCGCAGAAGATAACGCTGACCGTGACCAAGAGCGGCGGAATAGGTGCACGCCCTGCAGGCAGTGAGCTGAAGGTGGTCACGTTGACCCGGGGGCACGGTATATGA